The following nucleotide sequence is from Gemmatimonadaceae bacterium.
CACATGGCCGGTGATCGTGCCCCCTTTCAGTGCAACGAGCGAAATGGCCGCGTCGCCATCCGCGCGAAGCTGGTCGACCAGGCGCGCCTCGTCGGGCTGGCCGAACGCCTGTTCCACCAGCAGGGCGATGGCTGCGCGATCCCGTTCCTGTTCATCGCGGATGTGCATCGGGACGCAATATCAGCAATCGGGGCGGGCGGAAATGGGATAGGCCGGTGAGAGGCGCCTGGCGCCTTCGCGCATCAGGGCGAGCCGAGGACGGGTCCGGTGATGTTCTGGCTCGTCACCGCGCCGACGCCTAGCCCGGATTTCTCACCAGCGCATCGGAGTGGGTGAGGTTAAGGCGTGACTTGCGGCGGATTGGAAGCGGAAACGGCGACGGAGACGCGGGGATGCCTTGCGCCGGCCTGGGGCGTCGAAGCGGTGTGGTGTTGGCGGTCTGCGGGAGGGGCTTCGGCGGGGCGATGACGGCGCGTCAGCCGCATAATCGGCGATGCGCGAGGCGGAAGACGGCGGCGTAAGGACAGGCGGAGGTCATGGCGATGCGGACGCGCCGGACACTGACGGTCACCAGCGCGCCGATCTTGAGGAGCTTGGCCCGGATTGTTCCGCAGGTGGCGCGGGCGAGCTCGGTGTGGGCGAGCGCGCGCCGGCGCAAGGCGCTCAGGAGCGCATAGGCCATCGAGGCGAACCACAGGCGCAACTGGTTGGCGCGCATCGTCGCCGCACTGGTGCGATCGGCGAACAGATCGAGCTGGCACTCCTTGATCCGGTTCTCCATGTCGCCGCGGGCGCAATAGAGCTTCTCGTAAAGCGTCCGCGCGGCGATCTCGCGGGGCTTGAGCGAGGTGACGACGAAGCGCGGGTTCGCGCCGCCCTTGCCACGGCCCGGCATCCATTCGGCCTTGGCGACGACGCGCCGGCGTCGGCTCCAGCTGTCCCGTGTCGTCCAGTGGAAGTCGGCGAAGCGCCGCTCGGGCCGGCCGGAGCGCTGCGCCGCCTCCTCCGCCCAGGCGAGATCGATGTAGATGCGGTCGACCAGCCGGGCGTTCCTCGCCAGCCCGAAGACATAGTCGACGTCGTTCGCCTCGGCCCAGGCCATGATCTCCTCGCGCGCGAAGCCGCTGTCGGCGCGCAGCAGCACCTTCACCCGCGGCCATGCCGCGCGGATCTGCCCGACGATGCGGGCGATCTCCGGGACCGCGCCGGCGCTGGCGTCGATGTTCGCGCGCCGGAGCTTCGCCGCCAGCAGGTGATCGCCGCAGAACACGTAGAGCGGCAGA
It contains:
- a CDS encoding IS1380 family transposase, coding for MQTECSAEPMLFARLDRRDLVADFGGGAITSDAGALLLGATDRAIGLVDRFAACFSDGRAPGRVAHDLPTLVGQRVFAVALGYEDLIDHDELRRDPALGAVLGRLEAKRPGLAPLAGKSTLNRLEHAPEGAHRYRRIGHDPAAVEDLFVDLFLDAHDKPPARITLDLDATDDPIHGRQEGRFFHGYYDCYCYLPLYVFCGDHLLAAKLRRANIDASAGAVPEIARIVGQIRAAWPRVKVLLRADSGFAREEIMAWAEANDVDYVFGLARNARLVDRIYIDLAWAEEAAQRSGRPERRFADFHWTTRDSWSRRRRVVAKAEWMPGRGKGGANPRFVVTSLKPREIAARTLYEKLYCARGDMENRIKECQLDLFADRTSAATMRANQLRLWFASMAYALLSALRRRALAHTELARATCGTIRAKLLKIGALVTVSVRRVRIAMTSACPYAAVFRLAHRRLCG